The following proteins come from a genomic window of Rattus norvegicus strain BN/NHsdMcwi chromosome 8, GRCr8, whole genome shotgun sequence:
- the Nme9 gene encoding LOW QUALITY PROTEIN: thioredoxin domain-containing protein 6 (The sequence of the model RefSeq protein was modified relative to this genomic sequence to represent the inferred CDS: inserted 3 bases in 2 codons; substituted 1 base at 1 genomic stop codon): MGNRKKEIALQVNIKTQERWEEMLASKGLTVVDVYQGWCGPCKAMVSLFQKMKIEVGLDLLHFASVRFLLGKKSRQQREQINHGRSKGQDAQAAFQMSSSGKACTLGLIKPDAVAHGRADEIIMKIQEAGFDILTNEERTLTEAEMQVFYSHRAREEAFEKLVHHMCSGPSHHLILTKTEGTEDVVTAWQNFLGPCDPDVARREQPERXQLSPSPGSEMPFNAVHGSRDXDANRELALPFPSFQFXDKDMEAPQGKLIRQISLLNLR, encoded by the exons ATGGGCAACAGGAAGAAGGAAATTGCCCTGCAG GTCAACATCAAAACCCAGGAGCGTTGGGAGGAAATGCTCGCCTCCAAAGGACTGACTG TTGTGGATGTCTACCAGGGCTGGTGTGGACCCTGCAAAGCTATGGTTAGCCTCTTCCAGAAGATGAAGATCGAGGTTGGCTTGGACCTTCTCCATTTTGCTTCGGTAAGATTCCTTCTCGGCAAAAAGTCACGCCAACAGCGTGAACAAATTAACCATGGAAGAAGCAAGGGCCAGGATGCACAAGCTGCCTTTCAGATGT CATCATCAGGAAAGGCCTGTACATTAGGCCTCATTAAGCCCGATGCAGTGGCCCACGGGAGGGCTGATGAAATCATCATGAAG ATCCAGGAAGCAGGATTTGACATACTAACAAACGAGGAGAGAACCCTGACAGAGGCAGAAATGCAAGTGTTCTATTCGCACAGAGCCAGAGAG GAGGCATTTGAGAAGCTAGTACACCATATGTGTAGTGGACCCAGCCACCACCTGATCCTCACCAAGACCGAGGGCACCGAGGACGTAGTCACTGCTTGGCAAAACTTCCTGGGACCTTGTGACCCTGATGTGGCCAGGAGGGAACAACCCGAAAGGTGACAACTTTCACCT TCTCCCGGCTCAGAAATGCCTTTTAACGCTGTGCATGGAAGCCGAG AGGATGCCAacagagagctggccctgcccttccccagcttccagtT AGATAAAGACATGGAGGCCCCACAGGGTAAGCTGATCAGGCAGATTTCTTTATTAAATCTGAGATGA